The following are encoded together in the Misgurnus anguillicaudatus chromosome 14, ASM2758022v2, whole genome shotgun sequence genome:
- the LOC129427735 gene encoding uncharacterized protein isoform X1, with translation MKNKNLPVQETVKPRASNQQVGGAQRKLSISPQAAGSGSTDPHEACPQTQHPVSSTVTSVFTDRQSKMSTTVDQVQETVEPSSSRQQVGGVQRRLYISPQAAGSGTTDPHEACPQINHPVSSTVTEVFTDRWFEMSTISTMFDLVQEAEEPMTSSQQVGGAQLRLSISPQAAGSGSPHEACPQTHAVSSTATKGFTGPQSKMSTIDSEIVKDVRVNEIVNEVEKSLTDKHTSKRKEEGCKAFFQRKLRAVKSAFKCCRGNKVEPLNVQLNASLDDKRADNVPGLDDTGLNDHQTDARDLAAHEPNAIRAQHFVKRGNKAEPLTPQLNAQLKKPKKRADAHPGPSGFGITDHKDPAAQTLSPSAFRAVPGPCDAAGLMLAKPESSDQKWAEFVSELRLAEALSTLEAVTKTSSVETDTVKSAIHEPSPLPGPSQLGQIPDTYLVDPNPAKDKYSSLYKLGKRLGEGYYGTVYKGTRKSDGQKVAIKFVKKLPSDEYIDIPGHPEPLETEVALNVLLSKTPRSPYVLPMYQWFDEPKRRILVLKYPNPCESVNNFISRHKGRVSEETARDIIIQAVYGAKHCLEWGVFHLDLTLDNMLINKKTLNLQLIDFGVGQYVGNDVDIDEKIEEHLPKEFYRRRRYLLENTTVFSIGAMMYEILHGHPPKRTRGNDLILKSSLSKECCDLLAQCLNCNTLSRPHIKQIIDHEWFRGTERQEELQEPAEMTPMKKNIWKKLNKFFTQTKKATEKPLVPEPSPVPAPSQKDKTPDTYLCNPKPAKGKFTSQYKLGEKLGEGSFGTVFEGIRKSDGKKVAIKIVSKIPVNKMIEVPGYPEPLVTEIGLNVLLSKHPRCPYVLPMYQWYDEPKRRILVLEHPHPCETLSSFMTRNGGRLTEAVARDLIIQALLGAKHCLERGVFHQDINLNNLLINTETLRLKLIDFGAGQHFDTSVDINELLGKPSPFEFSKRCRYLAELTTVWDLGTVLYEMLHGYHPNEEGFKKKFHLSLSKECVDLLTQCLNRNRMLRPSVQQVIDHEWFRGIEQQEEPQESAAELSPVKKEKGRRSAFNNKLRKVFRKKERNYNLQ, from the exons atgaaaaacaaaaaccttCCAGTGCAGGAGACGGTGAAACCCCGGGCCAGTAACCAGCAGGTTGGTGGTGCACAGCGGAAGCTGAGCATCTCACCTCAGGCGGCTGGTTCGGGGTCAACCGACCCGCACGAGGCTTGTCCTCAAACACAACACCCTGTGAGCTCAACAG TGACGTCAGTCTTCACAGACCGACAGTCAAAAATGAGCACCACCGTGGATCAGGTGCAGGAGACAGTGGAGCCCTCGTCCAGCAGGCAGCAGGTTGGTGGTGTACAGCGAAGGTTGTACATCTCACCTCAGGCGGCTGGTTCGGGGACCACCGATCCGCACGAGGCTTGTCCTCAAATAAACCACCCTGTGAGCTCAACAG TGACCGAAGTCTTCACAGACCGATGGTTTGAAATGAGCACCATAAGCACCATGTTCGATCTGGTGCAGGAGGCGGAGGAGCCCATGACCAGCAGCCAGCAGGTTGGCGGTGCACAGCTCAGGTTGAGCATCTCACCGCAGGCAGCTGGTTCGGGGAGCCCGCACGAGGCTTGTCCTCAAACTCATGCTGTGAGCTCAACAG CGACCAAAGGCTTTACAGGCCCACAGTCAAAAATGAGCACAATTGATTCAGAGATAGTGAAAGATGTAAGAGTGAATGAGATTGTGAATGAAGTGGAGAAAAGCTTAACAG ATAAGCATACAAGTAAAAGGAAGGAGGAAGGCTGTAAAGCATTTTTCCAGAGAAAATTGCGTGCAGTGAAAAGTGCTTTCAAGTGCTGCCGAGGCAACAAAGTGGAGCCTCTTAATGTCCAGTTGAATGCCTCACTGGATGATAAGCGAGCAGATAACGTGCCGGGTCTTGATGATACCGGTCTAAATGATCACCAAACTGATGCCAGAGATCTAGCTGCTCATGAGCCCAATGCCATACGGGCTCAACATTTTGTCAAACGAGGCAACAAAGCCGAGCCTCTGACACCCCAGCTGAATGCCCAGCTGAAAAAACCCAAAAAGCGAGCAGATGCCCATCCCGGTCCATCCGGCTTTGGGATAACGGATCACAAAGATCCAGCTGCTCAGACGTTAAGTCCATCGGCTTTCCGGGCAGTCCCAGGCCCGTGTGATGCAGCCGGCCTTATGCTGGCTAAGCCCGAGTCATCTGACCAAAAGTGGGCTGAATTTGTTTCAGAGTTAAGGCTTGCTGAAGCCCTATCTACTCTGGAGGCCGTGACTAAAACTAGTTCGGTCGAAACGGATACGGTCAAATCAGCCATACATGAGCCCTCACCCCTGCCAGGACCATCTCAACTGGGACAAATACCTGACACATATTTGGTCGATCCCAATCCAGCAAAGG ATAAATACTCATCCTTATATAAACTGGGAAAGAGGCTGGGAGAGGGATATTACGGCACAGTGTATAAGGGCACGCGCAAATCTGATGGTCAGAAA GTTGCcatcaaatttgttaaaaagcTGCCGAGCGATGAGTACATTGACATT CCCGGACATCCTGAGCCCCTTGAAACAGAGGTTGCGCTCAATGTTCTGCTGTCAAAGACTCCAAGGAGTCCGTACGTTTTGCCAATGTACCAGTGGTTTGATGAGCCTAAAAGACGGATACTTGTTTTGAAATATCCAAACCCCTGCGAGTCTGTGAATAACTTCATCAGTCGTCACAAAGGTCGCGTGAGTGAAGAGACGGCACGTGACATCATCATTCAAGCAGTGTATGGAGCGAAACACTGTCTGGAGTGGGGAGTGTTTCATCTTGACCTCACTTTGGACAACATGTTGATCAACAAAAAGACGCTAAATCTACAATTAATAGACTTTGGAGTTGGACAGTACGTTGGCAATGACGTGGACATCGATGAGAAGATAG AGGAACACCTTCCAAAGGAGTTCTATAGGAGACGCAGATATTTACTTGAAAATACAACAGTCTTCTCCATCGGTGCTATGATGTATGAAATACTACACGGACACCCACCCAAAAGGACGCGTGGAAATGATCTGATTCTTAAATCCAGTTTATCCAAAG AATGCTGTGATTTATTAGCTCAGTGCTTGAATTGCAACACACTTTCAAGACCACATATAAAGCAGATCATTGACCATGAGTGGTTTAGGGGAACAGAACGACAGGAAGAGCTTCAGGAACCAG CAGAGATGACTCCCATGAAGAAGAACATTTGGAAGAAACTGAACAAATTTTTCACACAGACCAAAAAGGCTACGGAAAAACCACTGGTACCTGAGCCCTCCCCTGTGCCAGCTCCATCTCAAAAGGATAAAACTCCTGACACATATTTATGTAACCCTAAACCAGCGAAGG GTAAATTCACTTCCCAATATAAACTGGGAGAGAAGCTGGGAGAAGGAAGCTTTGGCACAGTATTTGAGGGCATTCGCAAATCTGATGGCAAGAAA GTTGCCATCAAAATTGTTAGTAAGATACCAGTCAACAAAATGATTGAAGTT CCTGGTTATCCTGAGCCCCTCGTTACAGAAATTGGGCTCAATGTTTTGCTGTCAAAGCATCCAAGATGTCCCTACGTTCTGCCAATGTACCAGTGGTACGATGAGCCCAAGAGACGCATACTGGTGTTAGAACATCCACACCCCTGCGAGACCCTAAGTAGTTTCATGACGCGCAACGGGGGTCGTCTCACTGAAGCAGTGGCACGGGATTTAATAATCCAAGCACTGCTTGGGGCGAAACACTGCCTTGAACGGGGTGTGTTTCACCAGGACATCAATTTGAACAACCTGTTGATCAACACAGAGACACTGAGGCTAAAATTAATAGACTTTGGTGCTGGGCAACATTTTGACACTAGTGTGGACATCAACGAGTTGCTAG GCAAACCCTCACCGTTTGAGTTTTCAAAGAGGTGCCGATATCTGGCTGAATTAACAACGGTGTGGGATCTCGGCACCGTCCTGTATGAAATGTTGCATGGATACCACCCCAATGAAGAGGGCTTTAAAAAGAAGTTTCATCTCAGTTTATCCAAAG AATGCGTCGATTTATTAACTCAGTGCCTGAACCGCAACAGAATGTTGAGACCGTCTGTACAGCAGGTTATAGACCATGAGTGGTTTAGGGGAATAGAGCAGCAGGAAGAGCCTCAGGAGTCAG CAGCAGAGTTAAGTCCTGtgaagaaagaaaaaggaaGACGAAgtgcttttaataacaaattgAGAAAAGTTTTcagaaagaaagaacgaaattacaatttacaataa
- the LOC129427735 gene encoding uncharacterized protein isoform X2 produces MKNKNLPVQETVKPRASNQQVGGAQRKLSISPQAAGSGSTDPHEACPQTQHPVSSTVTSVFTDRQSKMSTTVDQVQETVEPSSSRQQVGGVQRRLYISPQAAGSGTTDPHEACPQINHPVSSTVTEVFTDRWFEMSTISTMFDLVQEAEEPMTSSQQVGGAQLRLSISPQAAGSGSPHEACPQTHAVSSTATKGFTGPQSKMSTIDSEIVKDVRVNEIVNEVEKSLTDKHTSKRKEEGCKAFFQRKLRAVKSAFKCCRGNKVEPLNVQLNASLDDKRADNVPGLDDTGLNDHQTDARDLAAHEPNAIRAQHFVKRGNKAEPLTPQLNAQLKKPKKRADAHPGPSGFGITDHKDPAAQTLSPSAFRAVPGPCDAAGLMLAKPESSDQKWAEFVSELRLAEALSTLEAVTKTSSVETDTVKSAIHEPSPLPGPSQLGQIPDTYLVDPNPAKDKYSSLYKLGKRLGEGYYGTVYKGTRKSDGQKVAIKFVKKLPSDEYIDIPGHPEPLETEVALNVLLSKTPRSPYVLPMYQWFDEPKRRILVLKYPNPCESVNNFISRHKGRVSEETARDIIIQAVYGAKHCLEWGVFHLDLTLDNMLINKKTLNLQLIDFGVGQYVGNDVDIDEKIEEHLPKEFYRRRRYLLENTTVFSIGAMMYEILHGHPPKRTRGNDLILKSSLSKECCDLLAQCLNCNTLSRPHIKQIIDHEWFRGTERQEELQEPEMTPMKKNIWKKLNKFFTQTKKATEKPLVPEPSPVPAPSQKDKTPDTYLCNPKPAKGKFTSQYKLGEKLGEGSFGTVFEGIRKSDGKKVAIKIVSKIPVNKMIEVPGYPEPLVTEIGLNVLLSKHPRCPYVLPMYQWYDEPKRRILVLEHPHPCETLSSFMTRNGGRLTEAVARDLIIQALLGAKHCLERGVFHQDINLNNLLINTETLRLKLIDFGAGQHFDTSVDINELLGKPSPFEFSKRCRYLAELTTVWDLGTVLYEMLHGYHPNEEGFKKKFHLSLSKECVDLLTQCLNRNRMLRPSVQQVIDHEWFRGIEQQEEPQESAAELSPVKKEKGRRSAFNNKLRKVFRKKERNYNLQ; encoded by the exons atgaaaaacaaaaaccttCCAGTGCAGGAGACGGTGAAACCCCGGGCCAGTAACCAGCAGGTTGGTGGTGCACAGCGGAAGCTGAGCATCTCACCTCAGGCGGCTGGTTCGGGGTCAACCGACCCGCACGAGGCTTGTCCTCAAACACAACACCCTGTGAGCTCAACAG TGACGTCAGTCTTCACAGACCGACAGTCAAAAATGAGCACCACCGTGGATCAGGTGCAGGAGACAGTGGAGCCCTCGTCCAGCAGGCAGCAGGTTGGTGGTGTACAGCGAAGGTTGTACATCTCACCTCAGGCGGCTGGTTCGGGGACCACCGATCCGCACGAGGCTTGTCCTCAAATAAACCACCCTGTGAGCTCAACAG TGACCGAAGTCTTCACAGACCGATGGTTTGAAATGAGCACCATAAGCACCATGTTCGATCTGGTGCAGGAGGCGGAGGAGCCCATGACCAGCAGCCAGCAGGTTGGCGGTGCACAGCTCAGGTTGAGCATCTCACCGCAGGCAGCTGGTTCGGGGAGCCCGCACGAGGCTTGTCCTCAAACTCATGCTGTGAGCTCAACAG CGACCAAAGGCTTTACAGGCCCACAGTCAAAAATGAGCACAATTGATTCAGAGATAGTGAAAGATGTAAGAGTGAATGAGATTGTGAATGAAGTGGAGAAAAGCTTAACAG ATAAGCATACAAGTAAAAGGAAGGAGGAAGGCTGTAAAGCATTTTTCCAGAGAAAATTGCGTGCAGTGAAAAGTGCTTTCAAGTGCTGCCGAGGCAACAAAGTGGAGCCTCTTAATGTCCAGTTGAATGCCTCACTGGATGATAAGCGAGCAGATAACGTGCCGGGTCTTGATGATACCGGTCTAAATGATCACCAAACTGATGCCAGAGATCTAGCTGCTCATGAGCCCAATGCCATACGGGCTCAACATTTTGTCAAACGAGGCAACAAAGCCGAGCCTCTGACACCCCAGCTGAATGCCCAGCTGAAAAAACCCAAAAAGCGAGCAGATGCCCATCCCGGTCCATCCGGCTTTGGGATAACGGATCACAAAGATCCAGCTGCTCAGACGTTAAGTCCATCGGCTTTCCGGGCAGTCCCAGGCCCGTGTGATGCAGCCGGCCTTATGCTGGCTAAGCCCGAGTCATCTGACCAAAAGTGGGCTGAATTTGTTTCAGAGTTAAGGCTTGCTGAAGCCCTATCTACTCTGGAGGCCGTGACTAAAACTAGTTCGGTCGAAACGGATACGGTCAAATCAGCCATACATGAGCCCTCACCCCTGCCAGGACCATCTCAACTGGGACAAATACCTGACACATATTTGGTCGATCCCAATCCAGCAAAGG ATAAATACTCATCCTTATATAAACTGGGAAAGAGGCTGGGAGAGGGATATTACGGCACAGTGTATAAGGGCACGCGCAAATCTGATGGTCAGAAA GTTGCcatcaaatttgttaaaaagcTGCCGAGCGATGAGTACATTGACATT CCCGGACATCCTGAGCCCCTTGAAACAGAGGTTGCGCTCAATGTTCTGCTGTCAAAGACTCCAAGGAGTCCGTACGTTTTGCCAATGTACCAGTGGTTTGATGAGCCTAAAAGACGGATACTTGTTTTGAAATATCCAAACCCCTGCGAGTCTGTGAATAACTTCATCAGTCGTCACAAAGGTCGCGTGAGTGAAGAGACGGCACGTGACATCATCATTCAAGCAGTGTATGGAGCGAAACACTGTCTGGAGTGGGGAGTGTTTCATCTTGACCTCACTTTGGACAACATGTTGATCAACAAAAAGACGCTAAATCTACAATTAATAGACTTTGGAGTTGGACAGTACGTTGGCAATGACGTGGACATCGATGAGAAGATAG AGGAACACCTTCCAAAGGAGTTCTATAGGAGACGCAGATATTTACTTGAAAATACAACAGTCTTCTCCATCGGTGCTATGATGTATGAAATACTACACGGACACCCACCCAAAAGGACGCGTGGAAATGATCTGATTCTTAAATCCAGTTTATCCAAAG AATGCTGTGATTTATTAGCTCAGTGCTTGAATTGCAACACACTTTCAAGACCACATATAAAGCAGATCATTGACCATGAGTGGTTTAGGGGAACAGAACGACAGGAAGAGCTTCAGGAACCAG AGATGACTCCCATGAAGAAGAACATTTGGAAGAAACTGAACAAATTTTTCACACAGACCAAAAAGGCTACGGAAAAACCACTGGTACCTGAGCCCTCCCCTGTGCCAGCTCCATCTCAAAAGGATAAAACTCCTGACACATATTTATGTAACCCTAAACCAGCGAAGG GTAAATTCACTTCCCAATATAAACTGGGAGAGAAGCTGGGAGAAGGAAGCTTTGGCACAGTATTTGAGGGCATTCGCAAATCTGATGGCAAGAAA GTTGCCATCAAAATTGTTAGTAAGATACCAGTCAACAAAATGATTGAAGTT CCTGGTTATCCTGAGCCCCTCGTTACAGAAATTGGGCTCAATGTTTTGCTGTCAAAGCATCCAAGATGTCCCTACGTTCTGCCAATGTACCAGTGGTACGATGAGCCCAAGAGACGCATACTGGTGTTAGAACATCCACACCCCTGCGAGACCCTAAGTAGTTTCATGACGCGCAACGGGGGTCGTCTCACTGAAGCAGTGGCACGGGATTTAATAATCCAAGCACTGCTTGGGGCGAAACACTGCCTTGAACGGGGTGTGTTTCACCAGGACATCAATTTGAACAACCTGTTGATCAACACAGAGACACTGAGGCTAAAATTAATAGACTTTGGTGCTGGGCAACATTTTGACACTAGTGTGGACATCAACGAGTTGCTAG GCAAACCCTCACCGTTTGAGTTTTCAAAGAGGTGCCGATATCTGGCTGAATTAACAACGGTGTGGGATCTCGGCACCGTCCTGTATGAAATGTTGCATGGATACCACCCCAATGAAGAGGGCTTTAAAAAGAAGTTTCATCTCAGTTTATCCAAAG AATGCGTCGATTTATTAACTCAGTGCCTGAACCGCAACAGAATGTTGAGACCGTCTGTACAGCAGGTTATAGACCATGAGTGGTTTAGGGGAATAGAGCAGCAGGAAGAGCCTCAGGAGTCAG CAGCAGAGTTAAGTCCTGtgaagaaagaaaaaggaaGACGAAgtgcttttaataacaaattgAGAAAAGTTTTcagaaagaaagaacgaaattacaatttacaataa
- the LOC129427735 gene encoding uncharacterized protein isoform X3, producing MKNKNLPVQETVKPRASNQQVGGAQRKLSISPQAAGSGSTDPHEACPQTQHPVSSTVTEVFTDRWFEMSTISTMFDLVQEAEEPMTSSQQVGGAQLRLSISPQAAGSGSPHEACPQTHAVSSTATKGFTGPQSKMSTIDSEIVKDVRVNEIVNEVEKSLTDKHTSKRKEEGCKAFFQRKLRAVKSAFKCCRGNKVEPLNVQLNASLDDKRADNVPGLDDTGLNDHQTDARDLAAHEPNAIRAQHFVKRGNKAEPLTPQLNAQLKKPKKRADAHPGPSGFGITDHKDPAAQTLSPSAFRAVPGPCDAAGLMLAKPESSDQKWAEFVSELRLAEALSTLEAVTKTSSVETDTVKSAIHEPSPLPGPSQLGQIPDTYLVDPNPAKDKYSSLYKLGKRLGEGYYGTVYKGTRKSDGQKVAIKFVKKLPSDEYIDIPGHPEPLETEVALNVLLSKTPRSPYVLPMYQWFDEPKRRILVLKYPNPCESVNNFISRHKGRVSEETARDIIIQAVYGAKHCLEWGVFHLDLTLDNMLINKKTLNLQLIDFGVGQYVGNDVDIDEKIEEHLPKEFYRRRRYLLENTTVFSIGAMMYEILHGHPPKRTRGNDLILKSSLSKECCDLLAQCLNCNTLSRPHIKQIIDHEWFRGTERQEELQEPAEMTPMKKNIWKKLNKFFTQTKKATEKPLVPEPSPVPAPSQKDKTPDTYLCNPKPAKGKFTSQYKLGEKLGEGSFGTVFEGIRKSDGKKVAIKIVSKIPVNKMIEVPGYPEPLVTEIGLNVLLSKHPRCPYVLPMYQWYDEPKRRILVLEHPHPCETLSSFMTRNGGRLTEAVARDLIIQALLGAKHCLERGVFHQDINLNNLLINTETLRLKLIDFGAGQHFDTSVDINELLGKPSPFEFSKRCRYLAELTTVWDLGTVLYEMLHGYHPNEEGFKKKFHLSLSKECVDLLTQCLNRNRMLRPSVQQVIDHEWFRGIEQQEEPQESAAELSPVKKEKGRRSAFNNKLRKVFRKKERNYNLQ from the exons atgaaaaacaaaaaccttCCAGTGCAGGAGACGGTGAAACCCCGGGCCAGTAACCAGCAGGTTGGTGGTGCACAGCGGAAGCTGAGCATCTCACCTCAGGCGGCTGGTTCGGGGTCAACCGACCCGCACGAGGCTTGTCCTCAAACACAACACCCTGTGAGCTCAACAG TGACCGAAGTCTTCACAGACCGATGGTTTGAAATGAGCACCATAAGCACCATGTTCGATCTGGTGCAGGAGGCGGAGGAGCCCATGACCAGCAGCCAGCAGGTTGGCGGTGCACAGCTCAGGTTGAGCATCTCACCGCAGGCAGCTGGTTCGGGGAGCCCGCACGAGGCTTGTCCTCAAACTCATGCTGTGAGCTCAACAG CGACCAAAGGCTTTACAGGCCCACAGTCAAAAATGAGCACAATTGATTCAGAGATAGTGAAAGATGTAAGAGTGAATGAGATTGTGAATGAAGTGGAGAAAAGCTTAACAG ATAAGCATACAAGTAAAAGGAAGGAGGAAGGCTGTAAAGCATTTTTCCAGAGAAAATTGCGTGCAGTGAAAAGTGCTTTCAAGTGCTGCCGAGGCAACAAAGTGGAGCCTCTTAATGTCCAGTTGAATGCCTCACTGGATGATAAGCGAGCAGATAACGTGCCGGGTCTTGATGATACCGGTCTAAATGATCACCAAACTGATGCCAGAGATCTAGCTGCTCATGAGCCCAATGCCATACGGGCTCAACATTTTGTCAAACGAGGCAACAAAGCCGAGCCTCTGACACCCCAGCTGAATGCCCAGCTGAAAAAACCCAAAAAGCGAGCAGATGCCCATCCCGGTCCATCCGGCTTTGGGATAACGGATCACAAAGATCCAGCTGCTCAGACGTTAAGTCCATCGGCTTTCCGGGCAGTCCCAGGCCCGTGTGATGCAGCCGGCCTTATGCTGGCTAAGCCCGAGTCATCTGACCAAAAGTGGGCTGAATTTGTTTCAGAGTTAAGGCTTGCTGAAGCCCTATCTACTCTGGAGGCCGTGACTAAAACTAGTTCGGTCGAAACGGATACGGTCAAATCAGCCATACATGAGCCCTCACCCCTGCCAGGACCATCTCAACTGGGACAAATACCTGACACATATTTGGTCGATCCCAATCCAGCAAAGG ATAAATACTCATCCTTATATAAACTGGGAAAGAGGCTGGGAGAGGGATATTACGGCACAGTGTATAAGGGCACGCGCAAATCTGATGGTCAGAAA GTTGCcatcaaatttgttaaaaagcTGCCGAGCGATGAGTACATTGACATT CCCGGACATCCTGAGCCCCTTGAAACAGAGGTTGCGCTCAATGTTCTGCTGTCAAAGACTCCAAGGAGTCCGTACGTTTTGCCAATGTACCAGTGGTTTGATGAGCCTAAAAGACGGATACTTGTTTTGAAATATCCAAACCCCTGCGAGTCTGTGAATAACTTCATCAGTCGTCACAAAGGTCGCGTGAGTGAAGAGACGGCACGTGACATCATCATTCAAGCAGTGTATGGAGCGAAACACTGTCTGGAGTGGGGAGTGTTTCATCTTGACCTCACTTTGGACAACATGTTGATCAACAAAAAGACGCTAAATCTACAATTAATAGACTTTGGAGTTGGACAGTACGTTGGCAATGACGTGGACATCGATGAGAAGATAG AGGAACACCTTCCAAAGGAGTTCTATAGGAGACGCAGATATTTACTTGAAAATACAACAGTCTTCTCCATCGGTGCTATGATGTATGAAATACTACACGGACACCCACCCAAAAGGACGCGTGGAAATGATCTGATTCTTAAATCCAGTTTATCCAAAG AATGCTGTGATTTATTAGCTCAGTGCTTGAATTGCAACACACTTTCAAGACCACATATAAAGCAGATCATTGACCATGAGTGGTTTAGGGGAACAGAACGACAGGAAGAGCTTCAGGAACCAG CAGAGATGACTCCCATGAAGAAGAACATTTGGAAGAAACTGAACAAATTTTTCACACAGACCAAAAAGGCTACGGAAAAACCACTGGTACCTGAGCCCTCCCCTGTGCCAGCTCCATCTCAAAAGGATAAAACTCCTGACACATATTTATGTAACCCTAAACCAGCGAAGG GTAAATTCACTTCCCAATATAAACTGGGAGAGAAGCTGGGAGAAGGAAGCTTTGGCACAGTATTTGAGGGCATTCGCAAATCTGATGGCAAGAAA GTTGCCATCAAAATTGTTAGTAAGATACCAGTCAACAAAATGATTGAAGTT CCTGGTTATCCTGAGCCCCTCGTTACAGAAATTGGGCTCAATGTTTTGCTGTCAAAGCATCCAAGATGTCCCTACGTTCTGCCAATGTACCAGTGGTACGATGAGCCCAAGAGACGCATACTGGTGTTAGAACATCCACACCCCTGCGAGACCCTAAGTAGTTTCATGACGCGCAACGGGGGTCGTCTCACTGAAGCAGTGGCACGGGATTTAATAATCCAAGCACTGCTTGGGGCGAAACACTGCCTTGAACGGGGTGTGTTTCACCAGGACATCAATTTGAACAACCTGTTGATCAACACAGAGACACTGAGGCTAAAATTAATAGACTTTGGTGCTGGGCAACATTTTGACACTAGTGTGGACATCAACGAGTTGCTAG GCAAACCCTCACCGTTTGAGTTTTCAAAGAGGTGCCGATATCTGGCTGAATTAACAACGGTGTGGGATCTCGGCACCGTCCTGTATGAAATGTTGCATGGATACCACCCCAATGAAGAGGGCTTTAAAAAGAAGTTTCATCTCAGTTTATCCAAAG AATGCGTCGATTTATTAACTCAGTGCCTGAACCGCAACAGAATGTTGAGACCGTCTGTACAGCAGGTTATAGACCATGAGTGGTTTAGGGGAATAGAGCAGCAGGAAGAGCCTCAGGAGTCAG CAGCAGAGTTAAGTCCTGtgaagaaagaaaaaggaaGACGAAgtgcttttaataacaaattgAGAAAAGTTTTcagaaagaaagaacgaaattacaatttacaataa